The Tamandua tetradactyla isolate mTamTet1 chromosome 5, mTamTet1.pri, whole genome shotgun sequence genome window below encodes:
- the VGLL2 gene encoding transcription cofactor vestigial-like protein 2 translates to MSCLDVMYQVYGPPQPYFAAAYTPYHQKLAYYSKMQEAQECNASPGSSGSGSSSFSSQTPASIKEEEGSPEKERPPEAEYINSRCVLFTYFQGDISSVVDEHFSRALSQPSSYSPSCTSSKAPRSSGPWRDGSFPMSQRSFPASFWNSAYPAPVAAPLGSPLAAAHSELPFAAADPYSPAALHGHLHQGAAEPWPHAHPHHAHPHHPYALGGALGAQAASYPRPAAVHEVYAPHFDPRYAPLLMPAAAGRPGRLAPAPQPAPRSPPCELSAKGEPAGAAWAAPGGPFASPAGDVAPGLGLSVDSARRYSLCGASLLS, encoded by the exons ATGAGCTGTTTGGATGTTATGTACCAAGTCTATGGTCCTCCGCAGCCTTACTTCGCAGCCGCCTACACCCCCTACCACCAG AAACTAGCCTATTACTCCAAAATGCAGGAAGCCCAAGAGTGCAACGCCAGCCCCGGCAGCAGCGGCAGCGGCAGCTCCTCGTTTTCCAGTCAAACCCCGGCCAGTATAAAGGAGGAGGAAGGCAGCCCAGAGAAGGAGCGCCCACCGGAGGCAGAGTACATCAACTCCCGCTGCGTCCTGTTCACCTATTTCCAGGGGGACATCAGCTCGGTGGTGGACGAGCACTTCAGCAGGGCGCTGAGCCAGCCTAGCAGCTACTCCCCCAGCTGTACCAGCAGCAAAGCCCCTCGGAGCTCCGGGCCCTGGCGGG ACGGCTCCTTCCCGATGAGCCAGCGTAGCTTCCCCGCCTCCTTCTGGAACAGCGCGTACCCGGCTCCGGTGGCCGCGCCCTTGGGCAGCCCGCTGGCCGCCGCGCACTCGGAGCTGCCCTTCGCCGCCGCGGACCCCTACTCGCCGGCCGCGCTGCACGGCCACCTGCACCAAGGCGCCGCCGAGCCCTGGCCGCACGCGCATCCGCACCACGCGCACCCGCACCACCCCTACGCCCTGGGCGGCGCCCTCGGCGCCCAGGCCGCCTCCTACCCGCGGCCCGCCGCCGTGCACGAGGTCTACGCCCCGCACTTCGACCCGCGCTACGCGCCGCTGCTGATGCCCGCCGCCGCCGGGCGCCCTGGCCGCCTGGCGCCCGCCCCGCAGCCCGCGCCCCGCAGCCCGCCCTGCGAGCTCTCGGCCAAGGGCGAGCCGGCCGGCGCCGCCTGGGCCGCGCCCGGGGGCCCCTTCGCAAGTCCCGCGGGGGACGTGGCGCCGGGCCTGGGCCTCAGCGTGGATTCAG CTCGTCGTTATTCCCTCTGTGGCGCGTCCCTCCTGAGCTGA